A region from the Triticum urartu cultivar G1812 chromosome 1, Tu2.1, whole genome shotgun sequence genome encodes:
- the LOC125520865 gene encoding uncharacterized acetyltransferase At3g50280-like: MDMEEAGGAAGAVRTVSRRLVRPSIGDAPPPEDIHLTPWDLRLISVDYIQKGLLLPAPPAGGDRFVGTLASSLARALGRYYHLAGRLAVEERGDGTVNVRLRCTGEGAELVHATAPGVAVVDIAGSVYTPSSIVRALFPLNGVLGADAAVDSLPVLSAQVTELADGIFIGVSLNHSVGDGFVFWEFLNAWSEINRGGGATSDLRAISARVHRRWFTDASPVPIPLPFSKLQHVVRRFDPPIMQECFFTFSAASVKELKARANDEMAGTATATISSLQALLAHLWRAVSRARRLPPGKETSYSLAVGCRGRLSGIPPGYMGNALVPGTASCTVGEILGRGLGWTAWQLNRAVASFDEESVREWLESWTREPQFRYFGSLMSGGAALMTGSSPRFDVFGNDFGWGKPAAVRSGREGKIDGKATVYEGPDRGGSMSLEVCIAPDAMERLVADEEFMDAVTMLPAQHQHG; the protein is encoded by the coding sequence ATGGACATGGAAGAAGCAGGAGGCGCCGCTGGCGCCGTCCGGACCGTGTCCCGGCGACTGGTCCGGCCGTCGATCGGcgacgcgccgccgccggaggacATCCACCTCACGCCGTGGGACCTCCGCTTGATCAGCGTCGACTACATCCAGAAGGGCCTCCTCCTGCCCGCGCCTCCCGCCGGCGGCGACCGCTTCGTCGGCACCCTCGCGTCGTCCCTGGCGCGCGCCCTGGGCAGGTACTACCACTTGGCCGGCCGTCTCGCCGTCGAGGAGCGGGGCGACGGGACCGTCAACGTCAGGCTGCGCTGCACCGGGGAGGGCGCCGAGCTCGTCCACGCGACGGCGCCCGGCGTCGCCGTCGTGGACATCGCCGGCTCGGTGTACACCCCGTCGTCGATAGTCCGGGCCTTGTTCCCGTTGAACGGGGTGCTTGGCGCAGACGCGGCCGTCGATTCGCTCCCCGTGCTATCGGCGCAGGTCACCGAGCTCGCCGACGGCATCTTCATCGGCGTGTCGTTGAACCACTCCGTCGGCGACGGCTTTGTCTTTTGGGAGTTCTTGAACGCTTGGTCGGAGATCAACCGGGGAGGAGGAGCAACCAGCGACCTAAGAGCGATCTCCGCGCGGGTGCACCGGAGGTGGTTCACTGATGCCAGCCCCGTGCCGATCCCCCTGCCTTTCAGCAAGCTGCAGCACGTCGTTCGGCGATTTGATCCCCCGATTATGCAAGAGTGTTTCTTCACCTTCTCCGCCGCGAGCGTCAAGGAGCTCAAGGCGAGGGCGAACGACGAGATGGCCGGCACGGCCACCGCCACCATCTCCTCTCTCCAGGCCCTGCTCGCGCACCTGTGGCGAGCGGTCTCCCGAGCGCGGCGCCTCCCGCCGGGGAAGGAGACGTCCTACAGCCTGGCCGTCGGATGCCGAGGGCGCCTGAGCGGCATACCGCCGGGATACATGGGCAACGCGCTAGTGCCCGGCACGGCGAGCTGCACCGTCGGCGAGATTCTGGGCAGGGGGCTAGGCTGGACGGCGTGGCAGCTGAACCGCGCCGTGGCGTCGTTCGACGAGGAGTCCGTGAGGGAGTGGCTGGAGAGCTGGACCAGGGAGCCGCAGTTCCGGTACTTTGGGAGCCTTATGTCCGGAGGCGCGGCGCTGATGACCGGGAGCTCGCCGCGGTTCGACGTGTTCGGGAACGACTTTGGGTGGGGGAAGCCGGCCGCCGTGCGTAGCGGCCGCGAGGGCAAGATTGATGGGAAGGCGACGGTGTACGAAGGGCCGGATCGGGGAGGGAGCATGTCCCTAGAGGTGTGCATCGCGCCTGACGCGATGGAGAGgctcgtcgccgacgaggagTTCATGGACGCCGTCACGATGTTGCCGGCCCAACATCAACATGGGTGA